From Hypomesus transpacificus isolate Combined female chromosome 3, fHypTra1, whole genome shotgun sequence:
CATTTGGCGTGAGATTACCATTCCTGTCAACGTTTGGGTACTACTACATTTGGAGGGGGGGTAGGAGCGGTTGCtggtgtttctgattggctggtaggtgGCATTCAACTGCATAACTCTAGACAGCTCAACTCGGCAGAAAACTTACCTCCGTATGCCtgctcctcgtctctcctcgtGGTCGTAATTGTATAACGGGACATGTTACCCTTAAATACATATAAGGTGTTAAATTTGAtcgtgtgaaatggttgaatgATTTAAGAGCGCTGCTAGTCATTCAGTCCAGTTTTAACAATTTAGCAGCTCGAGGCGTCACTGATACCTCCACAAGCCAACAGGTGGCAGTAATGTTCTATGATGAGAGAAGAGTCGGTCCAGAGGCATGGAGAGGGCTACGGCCAGGGCAAAGGAGGAGATAATACATTTTTCGTTTTTATTTCCAAGCATCCCATTGGTTGGACGTTTTTGGGTGGTCTTCCTCCAAAACAACTTTTCCATATAAAACCCATGTAGAAGCGCTTCTCTCATTCTTAAGAAGTTGCGTTTTCCCCCAAACTCAAGGAATTATTGTATTGAGAGATCATTTTCAGATTGGATTAACACTTTTGGAATATCATCACTAAAATCAATACAACTGCCTTTTATAACATACTCTGCCAAAACGCAGTCAACTGATCTAAATCAACTAGTATTTGGTGCTTTTGGGGGATTCTTTTTTCATACTTTAACCCGGGATTATTTGACTCATGGCGAACTCCTGTCTTCAGATGTGCGGTTTTCTGCTCAGCTTCGTTGGCTGGGTGGGCATCCTGATCGCCACGGCCACCAACGACTGGGTGGTGACGTGTAAATACGGCATGAACACCTGTAAGAAGATGGACGAACTGGGAGCCAAAGGCCTATGGGCCGAGTGCGTCATCTCCACAGCCCTGTACCACTGTATATCTCTGACCCAAATCCTGGAGCTGCCAGGTAAACCTAGACTAGAAACGTATCTTCTTGTTGTCTTTAGTCTTTTCTTCCAGTAATTTCTTTAAACATCTTGAGTACGGAAAACGTTTATGCACTGTAAcaaatcattttttattttttgtgtgtcgTCAAAAATCGTTCATCTTTAATAATAAAAGAAGCTTGGaagcttctctctcctgtccacagAAATTAACATTGTATTTGACCACTTTAAAGAAATTGCCCTAACGCTttcagtgtatttgtgtgtatgtgtttgtctgtctatgtgcgcatgtgtgtgtatacgaatgtgtttctgtgtatacgtgcgtgtgtctgtgtaaaaatctgtgtgcgcgtgtgtgtgtttatgtgtgtgttcagcgtACATTCAGACGTCGAGAGCTCTGATGATCACGGGCTCTATCCTGGGTCTGCCCGCAGTGGGTCTTGTCCTCATGTCCATGCCCTGCATCAACCTGGGCGGAGAGCCGGAGAGCGCTAAGAACAAGCGCTCTGTCCTGGGGGGCGTCCTGCTGCTCCTCGTAGGTAAGACACTGAAACCCTCCACCCACTTAGCTACAGCTGACCCCTTAGCTTAGCTACTGAACTAGGCAACTGATCCCTCAGCCTATTTAATAAACCAGGTAACTGCCCCCATAACCTTGCTTCCAAACTGGGTAATTGTCTCCATAGCATAGCTACTAAACTTGTTAGTGGACCAAACAACCTAACAATTCTAGGGACTAGACCCACAACTTGTTGAAACTATTTTGCCCTCCACACAATATTGCACAGTCAATACTTAACTCCATACTGCTTTAATACTTTacaccatgggcgtatctagcaaaagtttcattagcccccccccccccccctctccccctcaaaaATGTCTTCTGAGGGAACACGCCCCCAGACCCctctagttttgctgggtcacaggaaaagtaataggttttatctaggggcttagcccccccaaaagtgggaacctagattcgccccagCTTTGCACTCTGTTCCATGTATGTATATAAATTGTTCATAATATGAACCTAATCTAGGTTAGTTAGCCGTTGGATGAGTGTTAACCTCCCAGACAGGAAACCAAAACCTCATGCCCAGCCCATGACCCAGCACCACCTTGCTGAAACCCTGGACCACCAGCTCTAGTCCTTATGATGTGCTGAGAGCAGAGGATACAAAACATGACTGTCTTCCTCCCTAGAGTGTTTggaaaaacacatacacacagtgtacacatgcactcacacacacacacgcacaccgacacacacagttCCTGTCAGTGGatcctccccaccctctgagTCCAGCGTGcattcctcccctcccacctcctccacaccctctctaTTCCCGTTCACAGTGGAACTTCAGCTGCTGCCCTACCCCTCtgctagcgtgtgtgtgtgtgactgtgtgtgtgtgcatgtgtgcgtgttatTTATATCTGACGGTTTTCCAACATCTATAGCCCACACACTGGCCATGAAAAACGATGTAAAAAAAGTGTGATCACGTTTCTATCTATATCCTCTCCATTTGTATGCAATGTCTTACTTCACAGTGGGAAACACaaaatgcaaagaaaaaaagattctaTGTGATTGTGAGAGAATTTGTTAGTGatctgtgtacagtgtgtacacagatcactctctctctctctctctctctctctctctctctctctctctctctctctctctctctctctctctctctctctctctctctctcctctctctctctctctctctctctctctctctctctctctctctctctctcatatgtatctgtgtgtgtgtgcatgtctgcaaATGCTTGGTGTAGGTGTGCTCTAACCgtgcaccccccctctctacccccccgccccccccagccATGTGTGGGATCATTTCGACCGTGTGGTTCCCCATCGGAGCCCACCAGGAGCAGGGCCTCATGTCGTTCGGCTTCTCCCTGTACGCCGGCTGGGTGGGGGCCGCCCTCTGCCTGCTGGGGggctccctcctcacctgctgCTCCTCAGAGTCCCAGCACCCCTACCAGGACAACGGACCTTTCTACTACTCGAAACAGGGGGGGCCAaaccagccccctccctcctccaaccATGCCAAGAGCGCCCACGTCTGAGGTTGAGGCCCCACGACAAGCTTAGCCAACtagccaagacacacacacacacacttattggGAAGCTCTATTTCAAACCACAATGAATGGTTTTTGTACAGCTGAGCTAATCTCCCAGCATCCTTTGCAGGGGGGTGGGGCACAGACTCGACCCCAGGTTAAGTAATTAGATAGGCGCCCGAGGTGACGCCTGCAGACAAACCAGGGGTCCTACCCACATGCCCTGCCCTGCTGGACTTTTTAACTGAGCTTTGTTTTTAATCGTTTTTTCTTAAATTTTATATTCTTCAATGttattttgctttttttttccaACATAAAGATGTGTACCTTTTATTTTGGCGTATGTTAAGTGTAACGAATCGGTTATATTTCTTTGAGCATTTCACATGTGTGTAAATAGGACAGGATCATTCGAAACTGAATCAGACCACAGACATGCTAAAGCTTATGAACTGCTAGCACTCTGTGACACCACATTTTAGTTCCCAATCCTGGCAGTGGATGTGAACCACATGCCAATATGTCTTCAATCAGACTGGACCAGCCTATCAGGCAGAGTTGGCTTAGGTGTGGATGTCTGAGTATTCACCGGGGAGGGTATACCATTCTGTCTCATCTGGCAAACCAGAAACAAGGTCCTGACCTTGAACGATTTTTACACAAGCCTGGCCCTTGGTCCCGCTGGTGCTCAGAGACCACAGCACCTCTCTGCGTCACGTATCATCTCTGGACCTCTGCAGTCTTA
This genomic window contains:
- the cldn11a gene encoding claudin-11a, encoding MANSCLQMCGFLLSFVGWVGILIATATNDWVVTCKYGMNTCKKMDELGAKGLWAECVISTALYHCISLTQILELPAYIQTSRALMITGSILGLPAVGLVLMSMPCINLGGEPESAKNKRSVLGGVLLLLVAMCGIISTVWFPIGAHQEQGLMSFGFSLYAGWVGAALCLLGGSLLTCCSSESQHPYQDNGPFYYSKQGGPNQPPPSSNHAKSAHV